In Juglans microcarpa x Juglans regia isolate MS1-56 chromosome 8D, Jm3101_v1.0, whole genome shotgun sequence, the following are encoded in one genomic region:
- the LOC121241825 gene encoding heat stress transcription factor B-4-like: MALMLDNCEGILLSLDSHKSVPAPFLTKTYQLVDDPNTDHIVSWGEDDTTFVVWRPPEFARDLLPNYFKHNNFSSFVRQLNTYGFRKIVPDRWEFANEFFKKGEKHLLCEIHRRKTAQPQVALNQHHHHQHHPHSPLGVNVPSFFPFQGRVSISSSDSDEQANWCDSPPLSSPRGGSTAGVSFVGANYNSTVTALSEDNERLRRSNSMLMSELAHMRKLYNDIIYFVQNHVKPVAPSNSYPSSLHLCNPPAATATPITTNSPMVQKPLNQILGYYPTNPKQAPYSTHAINSPSSTTSKSSVTILEEPNSNSCKTKLFGVPLQSKKRLHAEYVANPTNMETSIKARLVLEKDDLGLNLMPPSAC; this comes from the exons ATGGCTCTTATGTTAGATAATTGTGAGGGAATCTTACTCTCTTTAGACTCCCACAAATCAGTCCCAGCTCCATTCCTCACCAAAACCTACCAACTTGTAGACGATCCCAACACAGACCACATAGTTTCTTGGGGCGAAGATGACACTACCTTTGTGGTTTGGCGGCCGCCTGAGTTCGCTCGCGACCTCCTCCCCAACTACTTCAAGCACAACAACTTCTCCAGTTTCGTCCGACAGCTCAATACCTAT GGTTTTCGAAAGATCGTACCAGACAGATGGGAGTTTGCGAACGAGTTTTTCAAGAAAGGGGAGAAGCACTTGTTATGCGAGATCCATAGAAGGAAAACTGCTCAGCCACAAGTAGCCCTCAAccagcatcatcatcatcaacaccACCCGCATTCTCCACTCGGCGTCAATGTCCCTAGTTTCTTCCCCTTTCAAGGCCGAGTTAGCATATCCTCCTCCGATTCGGACGAGCAAGCCAATTGGTGCGACTCGCCCCCACTCTCTTCCCCAAGAGGAGGAAGCACCGCCGGAGTCTCATTCGTTGGCGCTAACTACAACAGCACGGTGACGGCGCTCTCGGAGGACAATGAAAGACTCAGACGAAGTAACTCTATGCTAATGTCTGAGCTCGCGCACATGAGGAAGCTTTACAACGATATCATATATTTTGTGCAAAATCATGTAAAGCCTGTGGCTCCAAGCAATTCTTACCCTTCCTCTTTACATCTTTGCAACCCACCCGCAGCAACGGCCACTCCAATTACTACAAATAGTCCAATGGTGCAAAAGCCTTTGAACCAGATTCTTGGGTACTATCCGACTAACCCTAAGCAAGCCCCTTACAGTACCCATGCTATCAACTCTCCAAGCAGTACTACCTCAAAGAGTTCAGTGACGATTCTTGAAGAACCCAACAGCAATAGCTGCAAGACTAAGCTGTTTGGGGTGCCTCTTCAATCGAAGAAAAGATTGCACGCTGAGTATGTTGCTAACCCAACGAACATGGAAACTAGTATTAAGGCTCGTTTAGTCTTGGAAAAGGATGATTTAGGCTTAAATCTCATGCCTCCTTCAGCATGTTAG
- the LOC121241824 gene encoding uncharacterized protein LOC121241824 translates to MHAKTDSEVTSLDASSPNRSPRRPVYYVQSPSRDSHDGEKTTTSFHSTPVLSPVGSPPHSHSSVGRHSRESSTSRFSGSLKPGSRKILPKDGNRDGHRKGQKPWKECDVIEEEGLLEDEERRRGIPRRCYVLAFVLGFVALFSIFSLILWGASKPMKPEIVVKSMTFEQFKIQAGSDSTGVATDMISVNSTVKLMYRNTGTFFGVHVTSTPFDLSYSQLTIASGTIKKFYQSRKSRRSFGVTVKGDKIPMYGSGADLSTSTGTSTLPVPLKLNFVIRSKAYVLGKLVKPKFYKKIECSVTYNPKKLNVAISLKNSCTYD, encoded by the exons ATGCATGCGAAGACGGATTCAGAGGTGACGAGCCTCGATGCTTCGTCCCCTAACAGATCTCCTCGCCGGCCAGTCTACTATGTACAGAGCCCGTCGCGGGATTCCCACGACGGGGAGAAGACAACGACGTCTTTTCACTCTACGCCGGTCCTTAGCCCCGTCGGATCTCCGCCTCATTCCCACTCGTCGGTGGGCCGGCACTCGCGGGAGTCCTCCACCAGTAGGTTCTCCGGCTCTCTGAAACCTGGATCTCGCAAGATCTTGCCCAAGGACGGGAACCGTGACGGCCACAGGAAGGGTCAGAAGCCCTGGAAGGAGTGCGATGTGATTGAGGAAGAGGGTCTTCTTGAAGATGAAGAGCGTCGAAGGGGAATCCCTCGTCGCTGctatgttctggcttttgttcTTGGTTTCGTCGCTCTCTTCTCTATATTTTCCTTGATCCTATGGGGTGCCAGTAAGCCTATGAAACCCGAGATCGTCGTGAAG AGTATGACATTTGAGCAATTCAAGATTCAAGCTGGTTCGGATTCTACGGGGGTTGCCACCGATATGATCTCCGTCAACTCCACGGTGAAACTCATGTATCGGAACACTGGCACATTCTTTGGAGTTCATGTCACTTCAACTCCTTTCGATCTATCTTATTCCCAGCTCACAATCGCTTCAGGAACA ATTAAGAAGTTTTATCAGTCGAGGAAGAGCCGGAGATCATTCGGTGTGACAGTGAAGGGAGACAAGATTCCAATGTATGGAAGTGGAGCCGATTTGAGCACTTCCACCGGCACATCAACTTTACCGGTGCCGTTGAAGTTGAACTTCGTGATCCGATCGAAAGCCTACGTTCTTGGGAAATTGGTGAAGCCCAAGTTTTACAAGAAGATCGAGTGTTCCGTTACATACAATCCCAAAAAGCTCAACGTCGCAATCTCGCTCAAGAATTCTTGCACGTACGATTGA